Proteins encoded within one genomic window of Lynx canadensis isolate LIC74 chromosome B2, mLynCan4.pri.v2, whole genome shotgun sequence:
- the ABT1 gene encoding activator of basal transcription 1: MEAEELEKEAAEPEPPEARDQKPEAEEEQEEAEEAACGGKKRVVPGIVYLGHLPPRFRPLHVRNLLSAYGEVGRVFFQPEDGFVRRKKKAAAASATGGKKRSKYSKDYTEGWVEFRDKRVAKRVAASLHNTPMGARRRSPFRYDLWNLKYLHRFTWSHLSEHLAFERQVRRQRLRAEVAQAKRETDFYLRSVERGQRFLAADGDSARPNGTWAFAQRPTEQELRARKAARPGGRERARLANVQDQARSNRGLLAKIFGAPPPSESVEEPSLARDS; encoded by the exons ATGGAGGCCGAGGAGTTGGAGAAGGAGGCTGCGGAGCCGGAGCCCCCGGAAGCGAGAGACCAGAAACCAGaagcggaggaggagcaggaggaagccGAAGAGGCGGCTTGCGGCGGCAAGAAGCGGGTAGTGCCGGGTATTGTGTACTTGGGGCACCTCCCGCCCCGCTTTCGGCCTCTGCACGTACGGAACCTTCTCAGCGCCTATGGCGAGGTCGGGCGCGTTTTTTTCCAGCCGGAGG ACGGGTTCGTGAGGCGCAAGAAGAAGGCGGCGGCAGCCTCGGCCACGGGAGGGAAAAAGCGGTCCAAGTACAGCAAGGACTACACCGAGGGCTGGGTGGAGTTTCGGGACAAGCGAGTGGCCAAGCGCGTGGCGGCCAGTCTGCACAACACGCCCATGGGAGCCCGACGGCGCAGCCCCTTCCGTTACGACCTGTGGAACCTCAAG TACCTGCACCGTTTCACGTGGTCCCACCTCAGCGAACATCTTGCCTTTGAGCGCCAGGTACGCAGGCAGCGCCTGAGGGCCGAGGTTGCCCAGGCCAAGCGTGAGACTGACTTCTACCTTCGAAGTGTGGAACGGGGACAGCGCTTCCTTGCTGCTGATGGGGACTCCGCCCGCCCGAATGGCACCTGGGCCTTTGCCCAGCGTCCTACTGAGCAGGAGCTGAGAGCCCGGAAGGCAGCTCGGCCCGGGGGACGTGAACGGGCTCGCCTGGCTAACGTCCAGGACCAGGCTCGCTCCAACCGAGGGCTGCTTGCCAAGATCTTCGGAGCTCCACCACCTTCAGAGAGCGTGGAAGAACCCTCACTAGCCAGGGACtcgtga